The stretch of DNA AATGCCTTCTTTCGGTTGCCACAGTAGAGGTGGAACAGATGTGGTGGGCTAACAAAAAGTTGTGACAGCTTTTAGAAAACAACTAAAAAGAACTACAatatcaaaataaaaataattcagTTCTCCCATGCATCTAACCCTGCCACGAGGATTTTTTTCACTGGGCCCCCATTTCCACAGCTTAAGAGTAGCATTGGAGCTGAGAGTCAAAAGATATTTCCCCTTATTTGCATACAGAAGACGGAGGACCTAtgaaggagaaaagaaataaTAACAGTACTTTATCAGAATTTTGTACTATACTGCTCTGAATCTGACCATAATCTCTTTAATACTGTAGCACAAAATGAGTATCACATCAAAAGACAATATGAACAAGAAGGACAAATATAAACATTTGTGAACTAAACACGTGCAAACATCAATTGATATTGTGACCTTCCCTGGCTTAAATAGAATATGAGCTCATATGTTTCAGGTTGATGTTGCATGCTAAATATTTATAAGTTATAACTCAACAAGGGCATACTAATACCAAAAAAATTAGATGCAAAAATTGGTGAACGTACTTTGGTGGAAGATGCTTCTGGATCTGGTGGAATACGCAGTGCTCGAATATGTCCAGAGTCAACGATGTCCGCCGACTTCCAGGCCTTCAATACGAAGTCAGGGGTTCTGCTAACATCCATACGTGCCTACATTTTGTTCGTTATAGTTAGCACATGAACATATTAAGcagcaaataaataaagaaaaAGATTGTGGAAGAGTAGCTGGCAACTCATGTGTGTCATGAGCTTTCTGCAATAGAACTACAGTACACACTACGCAAATAGAACAAAGGGGGTTCACAATGGTATGGCTGGTTTCATCAATTGTAAGCAAAAGTGGGGTTATTTTCCTTCAAATTTTTACAATCCTTGAGGAGTTATCACACTTTTTTTCTATTTGGAGGTGCTGAAAAACTTAATCAAGCTCTTATAGTAACAAACTGCAATTAATGAAGGGCAGCTAATAAGTCATTTGCTTTCCCCACTAGGCTGTCTAAAAAATCCTACAATAGTTGCATTATTTGTCATACAGGTGGAGTACAATAGAAGGGAAGAAGGAATGAAGTCAATTCTAGAATATTAGGGTAGCTAGACTTAACTTGCAGGTAGGAGCCAATGACAGAACAGCCGAGAGATTAGGAGTAGCTAGATTCGACTCGCAGTTTACCAACGAATTAATCTGATGGAAATTTattgagcccatcagggcagCTCCGGTGTGTGTTTTTTGAGGGTACTAGAAAGAGAGAAAACGATGTAGAGGGTGCACTGGAGAGAATCTTGTATGGGATGTTATCCTGGCACTTGGTGCCTGATTTTACACCTGGTTCCTAGAATAAAAAATGTTTGGTGCCTCTGCATTTATTGGCCTGCTGCACCTCggtggccactctccataaggaccggttcatagagcgacaaccagggacaaccgcgcaaccacaagactggaatgggacggtctcaacttactaattaggtcattttggtttgggagtaacttacctgcggggcaagaggggtggtaagcttcaatggtccctgctcctccggcttggtctgtgctgtgtgcttgtacccccgtgaggtggggcccatcatcgctgatccagaaaccttagcggttacaccttactaacgtgatccaattgtaacggtctcgtagtgtgcttgctagtcatctcaccaaaggaagtgtgatgaacaactagcgtagctcacgacttgtgggtaaagttgtgtaACCTCTctagagtgtaaaactggtatattAGCCGTGCTCACTGCATGGAGCTGCACGTGGGGATGGTGGGGAGAGAACGGAGTTTTTTTTAACTTCCCTACCTGCTACCATGGGTCCCACTAGAATTGCTATACGCTCGAGCAAAATTTACCAAGCTAGCACCTTCTGTGTGCGTCCTACATTAGCACTACCAATGATGCTATACATTGTGGATGCCCTCACAAGGCAGGAGAGAAGAATCAATAAGAGAAGCAATAATTACTTAAATGGAGCCGTCAGTTTTTGAAAACATAAAATTGCTTAGTCAATCAATTTGCATGCGTGATCAGTTCGTACCTCTTGGTAGGTTGATGAGAGCATTTCTTCTTCCTGCTCCCGTGCTGTTCCAAGATAGGGACGTTTGGGATGGACGGCGGCCGTGCGCACCAACGCATCCTCCACATCCTCCACGTCCAAAATACGGGCACCTTCACAGTTCACTGTCACGATGACACTCCGGAGCGATGTTCTTCCAAGGCTCTCGAAACCAAGCAACCTGCCAAAACTAAGCAGGGCCGCATCTTTTAAGAACTGCACACTGACTTTAAACTCAAGGGATTCAAGACTTGGCATGATAGCAGATGCAACACTGCCGTTGCTGACGCAATCGCGCAGATCAACCCAGAAAGGTGCACCATCGATCTTCAAGATTCTCAACTTTCGAAAGTAGTAGCCAACACCTTGAGCCGTGCAAGGAATCTTTATATTAACTAATTTGGTTTTATCACACAATATCAGTGTGAGGCTACGGAGCTCTggcaaccttgcaagggtttcCATGTCCTGCCCTTTAACAGCTTGCACTTGCACATACAGATAGGAGAGGTTTGGAGCAAGCGATGAATTTATCCACTTAGGCAGTCCAGAGAACACGAGGCACTTCAAATACAGGAATTGGAGATGACGACAGGTGATGAATCCTTCATGACTCGTCATGCTCTTAACAATATATAGCGATGCGCCCTTAATGTGCATCATCCGGATATTGTGCAGATTGCCTAGGGACTCCAGCAAAGCTCTCGCCATGCTCTCATCCCTGACAGGAATTTTAGTGCGGAGCACCCTCAGTTCCCGCAGCATGCCCAGCTCCTTCACAACCTGCATTCTTCTAGCATCATCATAATCATCATCAGCAGGAGGCCATCTCTCCAGCTCTTGCAACGAGGTCAGTTTACCTATCAAACCATTCGGAATCCTTGTTCCCGAACCAACACGTAGGCAAACCAGTTGCGTCAGCAATCCCACCTCATCGGGCAGCTCATTTATGCAGAATTTCAATAAATCCAGTGTCTGCAGAAACTTGAGATATCTCACTTCCCTGGGCAGTTTGATATTAGTTTTTCCAACTGATGATGCTAACCGGAGGTACCTCAGGTGAAGCAAACTCCCAAGATGATCTAGCATACCTTCATGTATTTTTTCTCCATTATAACAGTCTTGCATATCTAATACACGTAAAACTGGAGTGTGTGGGCATGATGACGGACCAAAATTGCACTCACTGGTAATAAAGGATCTTATTTTATCCACAGCAATATTAGCTAGCAGTTGACTGCCGCTATGCTGTTCGATCCGCTGCAGGGCTATCCTGCGAGCAATGCTTCCCGAAAGTTTCTGTCGCTCATCATCGCCATCCAATACCGTGACAAAATTTTCTTGGCTCGACATTGAGCGGACCAAATCAAAAACCATATCATGAACAAAGCAACCATCTACATACCCTTTATCATCTCTCTCCACTGGCTGGATCATGCTTCTGTTTATCAACTCATTGAAGTACCTCTCCCCGAGCTCAAATAATCCAATGCCTGCTGCTTGTTCCTCATGGACGACAAAACCTTCAGCTACCCACATCCATATCAATCTATTTTTCTTTATCTCTTGATCTTCTGGAAATATGCTTAGGTACAGTAAGCAAGGCTTTAGATGTGAAGGCAGATCATAATAGCTGAAAGACAATATCTTTCTAGTATTATCTACATCATCATTGCCTCCCTGCCCAAAACCAATAGAGTTGTAGACCTCGGACCAGTCCTCCCATGGTTTACTAGCTAACAAACTGGCTATTGTAATGATAGCTAATGGCACACCACCACATTTCTTCAAAATTTTGTCACATGCCTCAGCTGATGGACTATCAAAGTACTTCCCTTCACCATCAGCTATTCTTGCATACAATAACTTTTTAGAGTTGTCACGAGAAAGTGGTTGTATTTTGTACTCTTGGTCTGCCTGTGCAGCCACTTCATAAGTACGAGTTGTTACGACTACTCTACTTCCACAATGACCGTTTTGCAGAGCACATCTGATTAGTTTCCATGATTCCTTGTCCCATATATCGTCAATAACAATGAAACACCTACGCATTCACATGATAGCAAAAGAGCCGTGAGATGGTGATTCAAATTAAGTATAGAAAACCATATGAAAATGGATCTGCCAACCATAAGAACAGATAAATGGGCGTTGTCAGCCATAGAAAAAGAGAAGATGCTTCGTTCCTATATGAATCACGAAGAAGTATGGAGGAAGAAAAACTAGCAAGAAGAAAAACACGAAGCACCCTAATAAGTTTGGTATAAATTTATTAGCGACAGCAAAACATAGCACTTGTGGTTCGATGCCTCATGAACCATTGTAGTAATTATCTTTTCTATTTTAAGTAAAAGTGCAACAAAAATGGCAGACAATATCAATTTATATTTGAAAACAGATTTGTATTTTACACAACCACTTGTATTTTCTTGTTGAAAATACAAAGTTACTTCATCAGCGACCATTTAAATCAACTGCATCATCAATTAATAAGGGCTAACATAGTAATTTCTAGACATGAGATGGCACATGCTAGCCCCTTTCAGACTTGGTTTAATAAAATAAAGAAAGAATATATATACGACTACAAAAAACAAAAGTCACTATATATTAAAAACATTGGTCGGTGATATGATTATAGTAGTCGTACCTCTTTTCCTTGATGAATTCCTCAAGTTCTTCCATGAGCTGCCTTTCATCCAGCACCATCAAATCTGAGTTGGCATACTTTCCCCTGTCAAGATCAATGAGAATGTCTCTAAGGACTTTCTTCACGTCAGGGTTCCGACCCACTGGAACAAAAGCACTACGCTCGAAATGCAGTTTAAGCTGGTCGTAGACAGCTTTGGCAAGAGTGGTCTTGCCCAGCCCTCCGAATCCAACGACCGAGACGACCATCATCGCCTTCTTACGGGGCATATCAACATCACCCCCTAGGGACAGCATGTTTATGAGCCTATCCTTTGGCCCCTCGATGCCAACAAGCTCTGTTGCCCTTTTGAACAGATTCAGAATTCGAGGATCGATGGTCGTCGCAGCTGCAGGCTTGGCTACAATGCTGTCGACGGTGAACCTACCATGCCTTGCTGCCACCTCGTCAAGCTTCGCGTAGATCTCCTGGATCAGGCAAGAGATCTTTCGGCGAGCCTTGCTCTTCTTGAACAGACCGCCCACCTTCTTCCGGAGGCGCCTGAGCCTGTGTGGGTCGGCAGGCTCTGCGCCATCATCGACGCGCACCAGGAACGTGTCGACGATGTCCTCCATGTCGTACGATGATTCCCTGACATCGCGCACCCAGAGCCTGACAAGCTCGTCGAGCTGCTCCGGTGGCACGTCGCCGATCTTTCGGAGGACGGCATGCGCAGCCTCGAGCTCCTGCGAGAGGGACTGGATCTTCTTTCGCACGCCCTTCTGCAGGCCGTACTCCTCCTTGAGCAGCTCGCCCAGCTTGGGAAGCAGGCTCCCCATCGCACCCGTCACCAGCTCCATGCTGCAAGCACCAAGCTCAGCAGGTGGCTCCTGCGCACAGCAGCTTGGTAAGTGTGTGGAAGATCCTATCTGTGTTGGTACTTGGTAGCAATGTGAGCAGCTAGCATGTACTTGACAGTGAGGAAAGCTCACCTAAGGGCCCGTTTGGTACCGCTCTCACGCGGCTCCAACCAGCTCCAGCTCCGGCTCTGTATCGATTCGCGACCCAATCGTTTGGTACACCTTCCCGGTCAGCTCCAGCTCCACGTCTTGCTCATGCTCGACGGCGCGGAGGCCGcagaggcagaggaagaggagggcgaGCCGCAGGCAAGCGTGAGAAGGCGTGGCTGCTGTAGCATGAGTCGCGAGGAAGCGGCGTGGGGCaggagaggggcggcgcggggggctgCGCCCGTGCGAGGCGGTCTGGGCGCCAGAGAGGGCTCGCGCGAGGAGTCGCGGGCGCTGGTGAAAACCTGCGCCACCTGCTGCGCGAGCGTGAGGAAGAGGTGCGGCGCCAGAGAAGGACCTCCACGCCGCGAAATCCGTCGCCCACGGTGAGCCTCTTCTCAATTCACCCAGGCTATGGCTTCTACATGCCCTGGTGGACCTCAGCAGCCATGGAgaggggcggctcggccggcggaGAGGGGCGGCGCTGCCTCTTGAAGAGGGATGCGGCCGCGAGGAGGGGTGCAGGTGATGGATGGCTTTACAAGGAGGGGAATCGAAGGTGAATCAGGGGGGAGCAGGTATCTTCAGCTCCACGCCCGTAGGCCAAAATCGTGAATCGGTGCGGAGTGGTTCGGAGGTGGAGCAGCGGCGTTTGGCAGCGCTCTGCTCTATTCTCGCGGAGCGGAGCGCTGTAATTCTGCCACCAGCTCTTGGCCGGGGGATCCACAGTGAGTCAGTGAGGAAAGTGCTCCTGGCGTCTCCGTCCAGATCCAGCTGGTAGGGGAGGGAAGGGGTCGGTCTCTGACTCGGGGTGTTCCATGTGAACACGGAGTGGACAGCCgcaggatgaggatgaggacgaGGATGAGGAGTCGAGGACAATACTTTTACGAGCTTTGAGGAAATGGCAAAAATCAGCCTATATATTATTTCAAGTTGCAAACACACTTTACACGTAAAACAAGTTGATTTAGCACCCGTTTAATATTATCCCTCGTGGTTTGTTCTTTTTATATGCTACTTCGAGATGCGACCCATGTATACGTGTAGGTCGCCGGTAAAAAATATGGCGTGATTCGTTTGGGGAACAATGCCGGGTCTTTTATTTTTTAATCCAACAACCATGCCAGATTTTGATACGGTAACACCACCACCTACCCTCGGTTAAATGCCTCACTCGTCTATTACTTTCCATtgtaaaaataataataatagctTTTTAATTAGTATGCAGAAAAAAAGATACCATGAGTTGTATGGTAACAACAAATCATACAATGGTGGAGTGATTTTATAGTACTAAAATTTAATTTAATTTATGAGATGGTCGTTTTATGAAACAGTAATAATATTTTTTCTCTTACTTTGCTCTCTCTTCTCCACATCATAAAAACATCATGTCGCATTGCATGAAACGAGACATGAGAGTGTTGAAGTGCGCCGCCAAAAAGATCGTGTACGTATAAGGGATTCTAGGATTGTTAGGACTAGTTAAGAGACATAAAAATCACATGCACAGTGTGATTACCCTAGGCAGCGTTTTCGGGCGTTCGATTTCCATCGCGCAGGCCTTCATCCAAATGTACAGCCCGTTAATCCATATTGTCATTTGAAATATTCAACCGACCAATCTCAAGATAATTCATTAAATTTACTTTGAGCTATGCCATTTGCAGTTGATTTATCTACTCTGGAGGTGGCATCCTCGAGACCTCGACTCTATCGCAGATTCCTTGTGCTTCCCACGTGACAGTGACAGAGTTCAACGGCATCCTCGTTTGGAAGCATTGGTCTGGAGAAGTAGGGATGAAATCAtagatttttttctttttttgggcACGGCTCATAAAATCAAAGAATTGGATGATCACGGCCCAAGTCGGCCCATCAGGGCTGGTAGGTGAGCTCGCAGCTCACTTTCTTCAAGCACAGGCGCTGGTCGGCGGCACAGGCTCCTGGCCCAGTAACGAAGTGGCCCAATCGGTGATTGGGCCTTCCTGCCCTTGCTGCTCACTAAATCACCGAATCAGGATTCACCGAGCCTGTGCTCGTGGCACAGACACAGTAAAAGAACAGAGATAGAAATAGCTATCATCTGGCAAACTGATAAAGAATTCGATTTATCTAACCTCATTTCCCTTACCAATTTAATTAGCTAACATGCCCTAAATATCTCTATACCTGACGAGTTTGTAGGATTAAAGTTATGAATTTCATTTTGATTACATGCACACTAGCAACCGTCTCAAAAAATGATAAAGCTGTGCAACAGAGAATAAGCAAAAGAAAGAGAGATAGACTACCGCCAATTTCTAAAATAAATTCTCAAAGATAAATAAATATTTAATTAATTATAGAGTGCTAAGGACATACAAATAAAATACTATGCAAACTGATGAAACCTTGGAGAGAAGGTACTAATATAGACAAGACGTTTATCAAACATAAGCACTCTTTTATCGTTTGTTCCTTTTTGCATTATCAGCTCACGGCCCTATGGGCGCGCCAATTTTAGACGCGCCAGATTTCTAGTTGTAATTTAATTTTGCAAATTGGATTCCTATTTCAACATATTATTATTTTGTATTTTTGAATAGAAGTCTTGAAATTTAGTGATTTATTGTGCTTTATGTTCAACAATTTCAGATGAAATTTATGAGTCTATGATTAATTGCACAATTCTATGTTATATCTTTGTGTATATTATAGAATTAGTACTATGTGATGCCAAAAGATTAAGATTTATACTGTCAAAAAAAAATTTCAAGACGAAGTTGATGAGCCGTCCTTGAGGCGGACGCTGGACATCTCGCCGGTCCTGACCTTGGTAGAGCACGGCCAACCGTGGACGCCGGCGAAGTGATCTAGGTGCGCCTCCGTCGGGCCGATGAAGCTGCAGGCGTCGCCGGGGCACCGGCAGGGCGCGTGCAGGCACAGCTGCCGGTGGGCCTGCTGCTCGTAGTAGGCCGGCCTGGCCGCGCAACCGTAGACCGCATTCGGGCACGCGACGTGGGCAGACTCCACCGGGCGCTCCATGGCGTGGCACAGGCAGAAGCCACCGGTGGAGCCGCGGCACACGTGGCACTTGCGGTTGTCACTGAGCTTGTCACGGCACGGCGAGCACATCACATGCCCCACGTCACACCGCAGGCATGGAGTACCAAGATTAGCCCAGGCCCCAGGATCAATATAATTCAGGAAATGGATAAGTTTTATATCAATATGTGCAAGATTGTTCAGAGATTGAAAAAAATTAGATGTATCCTTCACCTACACCGTACACTCTCAAAAGATCCTTTTTTTCAAGCAAGAAATGCTTATGTTTGTACAATTTTAGTATTTAAATAGAGATACAATTGTAGTAGGCAGTCGTATACCTCTGAAATATGGTGGAAGTTATATACATATTCCAGTGCTAAATTCCGTCATCAGAGAGTTCTTGTCCGATGGTTTCAACTTTTCGGTTACTTGTGGCTCTGGAGTGTCAAAAATCTTTGCCTCTTGAAAAAAAAGGTGCTAAATTATGCAACGATCTGTCTGCCTACCTGCACTGGAAGCAAGCATGAACAGGTGCGAGCGCATGTAGGATGAGGACTACCTGGAAGATGGGGGGCTTCAGCGGAAGGTAGCAGACGCCGCAGTTGAGGGCGTCCGTGTCCTCCACCGCCACGACGCCACCTACCGGCGGCACCGACGACGACGGACCGGAGGCGGAGGTGATCATTCTTGCCCGCTTCCGCTCCTTCACTTGTGCTGCCGCTGCAAGCCTCGCGCGTAGGTGATCACCAAACGAGAACGTCTCCATCCGCGCCCGCacccctcccttctctccctctcgctcTCAGTTCTGTATCGAATGAAATGGGGACATATAGTTCCACGGGAAACGATTTGATTTTCGAAATGCAATTTGAATTTCGTTTTGACGCGGGTTTTGTGGATGGCTTCCTCCGCAGAGAAAGGTAACTGCTGGTAACGGGCAAGAATTCGTAGCAGCTTGGAAGGAAACCAAAGATTAGTTGAACCGACAAGCACGCAAAAAACTGAATTCTCTCTCTGGATTTTTGTGTATCCTATTATTGTTTATTTGCCGTCATGGAAGTCCATGGGCTTTAAGTTTATTTTATTAATCTTATTGGCCTATCCATTTAGGGTGAAAACGAAATGAAAAAACTTTAGCAAACTCAAATGTCGTCGGAGAAAATTTCTACAATAACATCTGGAAGTTGGAACAAATAAATAGCATAAGAAATTCTGTGAGAAGGCACTTTCATACAACTCGAGATAAAAGACGTGTCAGACCGTAAAATGCAAACTCTCGTGTAGTACACAACACAAGGCCCATCTCTAACGGGCATTTGTCATGGTTCGTGAGCATAACCCGCAAACAGGGGTGAGTTGAACTCGAGACATCCAGGTCACAAAAATCCACTtctgtttcttatgttttatttttaaaaaattatgTTTCAAATGTGCGAGTTTGTGCAAATCCACAACGTTCCAACAAACAATTTGTCTATCACAAATTTGTGCAAAGTGTTGCACACTTGCTCCAGGAGTCCAAGAGTTATATGTAAAGATTGTTTGcaaaaaaggagagagagttAATTAGCAGCTTTCACGAAAAATTTAGCTACAAGGATCAACAAAAAGATCAATCCAGTCTTTGTATGCCAATATACACATCCAGAAACCAAACTAGTGGTGAGTGATGACAGCCCAACAGCAGGTCCTAATTAAGCAAAAGAAAAAACAACTGATGCAGAAGTTGACCTTGCAACTGAACAAGGCGGATAACTATGTCACCGGGTTCAAGGTCTCAAGAAGGGGAAAAAAATACTTCCTTGGATTGGAGAAAACGTTCTAAACTTTGAAGTCTCAAAAGGGGCTATGCTGGATGTTCAATAAATGCCTTCACTCGGATAGCATTCTGCTTGATCATCGGGGGTGTGATCAGCAACGAGGAAGCTGAAGCCGTCATAGAGGTCTGCGCTGCACATCTCGAGGTTTTCTGCCCTGATCTTCATTGTGAATGGCCAGTCGTTCACGCCGGTGAAATGGTCCAAGATTGCCTCCGACGAACCGACGAAGCCACTGTCCTTACTGCCCGGGTAGGAGCAAGGTGCATGAGGACACATCTCCCGGTGGCTTTGCTGGTCATAGTAGGCCGGCCTAGCATAGCAGCCATAGGCGGCATTCGGGCATGGAACACGGACGGACTCCACCATGCGCTCCATGGCGTAGCACCGCTGATAGCCACCAGTGGCGTCACCACAAACATATGACTTGGCGGTGGCCTCAGCACACCACATGCCCCACGGCACACTGCAGGCATCAGTCATCAGCATGCATATCAATATATATTATCAGGAATGAACAAATAATAAACAAATGTTGTGTTAAGAGATAAAAGCAGAGGTTAACTATTCAAGCATATTCCAGAACATATCCATTTTTCTTCTTTCTAAACAAAAGTTCAGGTttctataaattatttttaagaTTTTCAAGTTTCTTCAAATAGAGATGCAAATACAGATGAGGTACGCTTGACAGATGGATCGTATTTTTTTTTAGTTGCAAACCAAGAGAAGAAACTTGGGAAAATTCCCTGGAAGGCCCTCAAGCAAATGACGCTTCCTTCTATAGCCCTGGAAAACTGAGACATCCTTCCGTggcctcctttttattttcgttcCCTTCCATGGCCCTCCCGTTAGATCCGTTAGCCCATTCTGTTAGGGTTTAAGGTTTGAGGTGAGAAGAAAAATATCTTGGTCTGAACTGCCCCTGGCACTCCCACACGCCCCCGACCCCATCTTCCCCATCCATCCCGtgagcggcgtgcgggcggctgcgggcgccgggcgggcggcgagcggcgggcacTCAGCGGGCGGCTGCGGGCATTTTCCAGGGTCAAATAAGGAAGTTTCTTTGCTGCCATTTCATGATATCTGGAAGTAGGCTACTCATTTTATGTGCCATTTTTCTTCTTGTGCTTCAAATGTAGGAAACATTGTGAGCTCATCAGGGTCAAATAAGGAAGTTGCAGTTTTGcagggccatagaaggaagcgtgaTTTGTTTGAGGGCCTTGCAGGGGATTTCGCCCGGGGGTACTATGGTCTTTTCACAGCCACTTAACTGGGACTTAACTGCAGATGTAATGGGAGGGCCGTCGAAGGgaacgaaaataaaaaggaggccACAGAAGGGCGTCTCAGTTTTCCAGGGTCATAGAAGGAAGCGTCAT from Panicum hallii strain FIL2 chromosome 3, PHallii_v3.1, whole genome shotgun sequence encodes:
- the LOC112885906 gene encoding disease resistance RPP13-like protein 4; translation: MELVTGAMGSLLPKLGELLKEEYGLQKGVRKKIQSLSQELEAAHAVLRKIGDVPPEQLDELVRLWVRDVRESSYDMEDIVDTFLVRVDDGAEPADPHRLRRLRKKVGGLFKKSKARRKISCLIQEIYAKLDEVAARHGRFTVDSIVAKPAAATTIDPRILNLFKRATELVGIEGPKDRLINMLSLGGDVDMPRKKAMMVVSVVGFGGLGKTTLAKAVYDQLKLHFERSAFVPVGRNPDVKKVLRDILIDLDRGKYANSDLMVLDERQLMEELEEFIKEKRCFIVIDDIWDKESWKLIRCALQNGHCGSRVVVTTRTYEVAAQADQEYKIQPLSRDNSKKLLYARIADGEGKYFDSPSAEACDKILKKCGGVPLAIITIASLLASKPWEDWSEVYNSIGFGQGGNDDVDNTRKILSFSYYDLPSHLKPCLLYLSIFPEDQEIKKNRLIWMWVAEGFVVHEEQAAGIGLFELGERYFNELINRSMIQPVERDDKGYVDGCFVHDMVFDLVRSMSSQENFVTVLDGDDERQKLSGSIARRIALQRIEQHSGSQLLANIAVDKIRSFITSECNFGPSSCPHTPVLRVLDMQDCYNGEKIHEGMLDHLGSLLHLRYLRLASSVGKTNIKLPREVRYLKFLQTLDLLKFCINELPDEVGLLTQLVCLRVGSGTRIPNGLIGKLTSLQELERWPPADDDYDDARRMQVVKELGMLRELRVLRTKIPVRDESMARALLESLGNLHNIRMMHIKGASLYIVKSMTSHEGFITCRHLQFLYLKCLVFSGLPKWINSSLAPNLSYLYVQVQAVKGQDMETLARLPELRSLTLILCDKTKLVNIKIPCTAQGVGYYFRKLRILKIDGAPFWVDLRDCVSNGSVASAIMPSLESLEFKVSVQFLKDAALLSFGRLLGFESLGRTSLRSVIVTVNCEGARILDVEDVEDALVRTAAVHPKRPYLGTAREQEEEMLSSTYQEARMDVSRTPDFVLKAWKSADIVDSGHIRALRIPPDPEASSTKVLRLLYANKGKYLLTLSSNATLKLWKWGPSEKNPRGRPTTSVPPLLWQPKEGILMTNDTTEANTGAAAACIALSKNENYIISASGGKVSLFNANTFKIMTTFMAPPPAATFIAFYPQDNNIIAIGMEDSSIQIYNVRTDEVQRVLMGHQKKVTGLTFSQSMNVLVSSGADAQLYVWSTRNWENKKSRYIRPPSNGSALVGDTMVQFHYDQTHLLVVHESQLAIYDGKLECLHSWSPRDALPSPISSAIYTSDGLLVYAGFRDGAIGIFEAESLRLQCKIAASAYIPSSVSSGGGVVYPMAVSVYPWLNPNQIALGMSDGAVHVLEPLED
- the LOC112885119 gene encoding E3 ubiquitin-protein ligase SINA-like 10, which encodes METFSFGDHLRARLAAAAQVKERKRARMITSASGPSSSVPPVGGVVAVEDTDALNCGVCYLPLKPPIFQVKDTSNFFQSLNNLAHIDIKLIHFLNYIDPGAWANLGTPCLRCDVGHVMCSPCRDKLSDNRKCHVCRGSTGGFCLCHAMERPVESAHVACPNAVYGCAARPAYYEQQAHRQLCLHAPCRCPGDACSFIGPTEAHLDHFAGVHGWPCSTKVRTGEMSSVRLKDGSSTSS